One window of Sphingobacteriales bacterium genomic DNA carries:
- a CDS encoding MIP family channel protein has translation MKQCIAEAIGTFAIVFCGTGAIIINQQSNGEITHTGIAITFGLIVMSMIYALGNISGAHFNPAVTIAFAFAKKFEVKKLIPYITSQIIGAITASILLRFLFPDNRLLGASLPAGSEMQSFILEFILTFFLMLVILNVSHGSKEQGMFAGLAIGAVVLLAAMFAGPICGASMNPARSLAPAIVSTHVEHLWLYLFAPVTGAATAVIIWKYLSK, from the coding sequence ATGAAACAATGTATAGCTGAAGCTATAGGAACTTTTGCCATTGTGTTTTGTGGCACAGGAGCCATAATCATTAACCAGCAATCAAATGGAGAAATCACCCATACAGGGATTGCTATTACGTTTGGTTTAATCGTTATGTCCATGATTTATGCTTTAGGAAATATCTCCGGAGCTCATTTTAACCCGGCGGTAACAATTGCATTTGCCTTTGCCAAAAAATTTGAGGTAAAAAAGTTGATACCATACATCACAAGTCAGATTATCGGAGCAATTACAGCAAGCATCTTACTTCGGTTTCTGTTTCCGGACAACCGGCTATTGGGTGCATCGCTTCCGGCAGGCAGTGAAATGCAATCTTTTATTCTTGAGTTTATTCTCACTTTCTTTTTGATGCTCGTAATACTAAATGTATCTCACGGCTCAAAAGAACAGGGGATGTTTGCAGGATTGGCTATCGGTGCTGTTGTATTATTGGCAGCAATGTTTGCCGGTCCAATATGCGGGGCATCTATGAATCCTGCACGGTCGTTAGCTCCTGCAATAGTTTCAACACATGTGGAACATTTATGGCTCTATTTGTTTGCCCCTGTAACCGGAGCGGCAAC
- a CDS encoding arsenate reductase ArsC, with amino-acid sequence MKRVLVLCTGNSCRSQIAEGYLRYFAGNKAEIYSAGVETHGVNPRAIVTMKEDGIDISEHTSNNLEEYRHIDFDFVITVCDNAKERCPFFPSNAKKFHCNFPDPAKAQGTEEEIQLQFRTVRQMIKTYCKTFVDENL; translated from the coding sequence ATGAAAAGAGTTTTAGTATTGTGTACAGGCAACAGTTGCCGCAGTCAGATAGCAGAAGGTTATCTGAGATACTTTGCCGGAAACAAAGCAGAGATTTACAGTGCAGGTGTAGAAACGCATGGCGTAAATCCCCGTGCCATAGTCACCATGAAAGAAGATGGCATTGATATTTCAGAGCATACTTCAAATAACCTTGAAGAATACCGGCACATTGATTTTGATTTTGTCATAACAGTTTGCGACAATGCAAAAGAACGTTGCCCCTTCTTTCCATCAAACGCCAAAAAATTCCATTGCAATTTTCCTGACCCGGCCAAAGCACAAGGTACTGAAGAAGAAATTCAATTGCAATTCAGAACAGTCAGGCAAATGATTAAAACGTATTGTAAAACATTTGTTGACGAAAATCTATGA